A part of Streptomyces sp. DSM 40750 genomic DNA contains:
- a CDS encoding SDR family oxidoreductase, with translation MARTVVFLLSDWATGVSGAHLPADRAQNASPPDGH, from the coding sequence GTGGCACGCACGGTGGTGTTCCTGCTCTCCGACTGGGCGACCGGCGTCTCCGGCGCCCATCTGCCCGCCGACCGGGCCCAGAACGCGTCCCCACCGGACGGCCACTGA
- a CDS encoding DUF6624 domain-containing protein: MEPTSGAARPRERVLAAELIRRAEDERRLAQEARSAPTAQARDRIAACHAGNADALRAIVARHGWPTAESVGEPASTAALVILLHAPDLGFQLSCRDLIAEAVADGRCPAVHHAYIADHCAVALNQPQFYGTRINPGTLFPYPIRHPETVDERRHDVGLGPLAEHLRAVRCGLGASGGL; the protein is encoded by the coding sequence ATGGAACCCACATCCGGCGCGGCGCGGCCCCGCGAGCGGGTCCTCGCCGCCGAGCTGATCCGCAGGGCCGAGGATGAGCGGCGGCTGGCCCAGGAGGCCCGGTCCGCCCCCACCGCGCAGGCCCGCGACCGCATCGCCGCGTGCCACGCCGGCAACGCGGACGCCCTCCGCGCGATCGTCGCCCGCCATGGCTGGCCCACCGCCGAGTCGGTCGGCGAGCCGGCCTCCACGGCGGCCCTCGTGATCCTCCTGCACGCTCCCGACCTCGGCTTCCAGCTCTCCTGCCGCGACCTGATCGCCGAGGCCGTGGCGGACGGCCGCTGTCCCGCCGTGCACCACGCCTACATCGCCGACCACTGCGCCGTCGCACTGAACCAGCCGCAGTTCTACGGCACCCGCATCAACCCCGGCACTCTCTTCCCGTACCCCATCCGCCACCCCGAGACCGTCGACGAACGCCGCCACGACGTGGGCCTCGGCCCCCTGGCCGAACATCTGCGGGCGGTGCGGTGCGGGTTGGGGGCGAGCGGCGGGCTCTAG
- a CDS encoding MarR family winged helix-turn-helix transcriptional regulator — MTSEAAELLEVLWGRASTAPVSASQIRVLFILEHNDGINLRTLADALGSTPPSTSRLCDRLEAVGFVERRAGTASRRELSLRLSRRGRSFLVDLRARRERALRSVLEQMPTARRTALLEGLEAFCAAAATQIHEGDATDARSA, encoded by the coding sequence ATGACCTCCGAGGCGGCCGAGCTGCTGGAGGTCCTGTGGGGACGCGCCTCGACGGCGCCGGTGTCCGCCTCCCAGATCCGCGTGCTGTTCATCCTGGAGCACAACGACGGCATCAATCTGCGTACGCTCGCCGACGCCCTCGGCTCCACGCCGCCCTCCACCAGCCGGCTGTGCGACCGACTGGAGGCGGTGGGCTTCGTCGAGCGCCGGGCCGGCACGGCCAGCAGGCGCGAGCTGTCTCTGCGGCTGAGCCGACGCGGACGGTCCTTCCTGGTGGACCTGCGCGCCCGCCGTGAACGCGCCCTGCGGTCCGTGCTGGAGCAGATGCCGACCGCGCGGCGGACCGCGCTGCTGGAGGGGCTGGAGGCGTTCTGCGCCGCCGCCGCGACACAGATCCACGAGGGCGACGCCACCGACGCCCGAAGCGCCTGA
- a CDS encoding GNAT family N-acetyltransferase: MSELRTDRLLLRGWRKSDLAPWAAMNADPEVREYFPGVLTKEQSEASAARFQADLDERGWGWWAVEVRATGEFIGFTGLDPVEEGMPFSGVEAGWRLARTAWGHGYATEAGRAAVDFGFERLGLAEVLAVTTATNLRSQAVMRRLGMTRDPADDFDDPDVPEGPLRRSVVFRLAARAS, encoded by the coding sequence ATGTCCGAACTGCGAACCGATCGCCTGCTCCTGCGCGGATGGCGGAAGTCCGACCTCGCCCCGTGGGCGGCCATGAACGCCGATCCGGAAGTCCGCGAGTACTTTCCCGGTGTCCTGACGAAGGAGCAGAGTGAGGCGTCCGCCGCCCGCTTCCAGGCCGACCTCGACGAGAGGGGCTGGGGCTGGTGGGCGGTGGAGGTGCGCGCCACGGGCGAGTTCATCGGGTTCACCGGCCTGGATCCGGTGGAGGAGGGCATGCCGTTCTCCGGGGTGGAGGCGGGCTGGCGGCTGGCACGTACGGCGTGGGGCCACGGTTACGCCACGGAGGCCGGGCGGGCCGCCGTGGACTTCGGCTTCGAACGCCTCGGCCTCGCCGAGGTCCTCGCGGTGACCACCGCCACCAATCTCCGCTCCCAGGCGGTGATGCGGCGCCTCGGCATGACCCGGGACCCGGCCGACGACTTCGACGACCCGGATGTGCCGGAGGGACCACTGCGGCGGAGCGTGGTGTTCCGGCTGGCGGCGAGGGCCTCGTAG
- a CDS encoding LysR family transcriptional regulator: protein MERPELPLPQLHAFVVLAEELHFGHAAARLGIAQPPLSQQIRRLEEKVGHALFHRAPGAVTLTPAGRQLLPVARRTLTDLADGLAAARAVGSGRTGRLRIGFAASLALTLLPGLLRTFRQRFPDVELDIHEMTTAPQIAALHDKTIDMGLLREPPDGETELGFKTVLTEPFVAVLPSTHPLAAERTVSVGQLADSPFVLLPRAVGPQLHDRITGLCTAAGFTPRVAQHAVEWQTVCALVEAGLGVSLAPASIRRIRLKGVAFRGIEPRTARTRVAVAWRENDPNPLVANLLATIGHDPPYGS, encoded by the coding sequence ATGGAGCGCCCCGAACTTCCCCTGCCGCAACTGCACGCCTTCGTCGTGCTCGCCGAGGAACTCCACTTCGGCCACGCGGCCGCCCGCCTCGGCATCGCACAGCCCCCGTTGAGCCAGCAGATCCGCCGCCTGGAGGAGAAGGTCGGCCACGCGCTGTTCCACCGAGCGCCGGGAGCCGTCACCCTCACCCCGGCGGGACGACAACTCCTGCCCGTCGCCCGGCGAACCCTCACCGACCTCGCCGACGGCCTGGCCGCGGCCAGGGCCGTCGGCAGCGGCCGAACCGGCCGGCTGCGGATCGGCTTCGCCGCCTCCCTCGCCCTGACGCTCCTGCCCGGCCTGCTGCGTACCTTCCGACAGCGATTCCCCGACGTGGAGTTGGACATCCACGAGATGACCACGGCTCCACAGATCGCCGCCCTGCACGACAAGACGATCGACATGGGACTGCTGCGCGAGCCGCCCGACGGCGAAACGGAGCTCGGCTTCAAGACGGTCCTGACCGAGCCCTTCGTGGCCGTCCTGCCGTCCACACATCCCCTCGCCGCTGAACGAACCGTCTCCGTCGGCCAGTTGGCGGACTCTCCCTTCGTCCTCCTGCCCCGCGCGGTCGGCCCCCAGCTCCACGACCGCATCACCGGCCTGTGCACCGCGGCGGGCTTCACGCCCCGAGTCGCCCAGCACGCGGTGGAGTGGCAGACCGTCTGCGCCCTCGTGGAAGCCGGACTGGGCGTCTCCCTGGCCCCGGCGAGCATCCGGCGCATCCGCCTCAAGGGCGTCGCCTTCCGGGGAATCGAGCCCCGCACCGCCCGCACACGGGTCGCCGTGGCCTGGCGCGAGAACGACCCGAATCCCCTGGTGGCCAACCTCCTCGCGACCATCGGCCACGATCCGCCGTACGGGTCCTAG
- a CDS encoding MarR family winged helix-turn-helix transcriptional regulator → MTGPADLARQVLDVVENLVPLWFSAVEDVTPRLSPRQVLALRAVRHRPELNLTALAEQLGVGLPTASRLCDRLEAAGLLQRYVRLDDRREVRLVVTARGRGLLADVTERLSVRLTEALGALPQAERARVEQALRALG, encoded by the coding sequence ATGACCGGCCCCGCGGATCTCGCCCGGCAGGTTCTCGACGTCGTGGAGAACCTGGTGCCGCTCTGGTTCTCGGCCGTCGAGGACGTCACCCCGCGGCTGTCACCGAGACAGGTCCTGGCGCTGAGAGCGGTGCGCCACCGGCCCGAGCTGAACCTCACCGCCCTGGCCGAGCAGCTCGGCGTCGGCCTGCCCACGGCCAGTCGGCTCTGCGACCGGCTCGAAGCGGCCGGCCTGCTCCAGCGGTACGTCCGGCTCGACGACCGGCGTGAGGTGCGCCTGGTGGTCACCGCGCGTGGACGCGGGCTTCTCGCGGACGTCACCGAGCGCCTGTCGGTGCGTCTGACCGAGGCCTTGGGGGCGCTGCCGCAGGCGGAGCGTGCGCGAGTCGAGCAGGCGCTGCGGGCCCTCGGGTGA
- a CDS encoding STAS domain-containing protein → MSVAQNPLSIKVELPRDDAVLLTIEGELDIDTATELQHHLANQLRHGRRHFLLDVSAVPFMDSSGMNIILRTYQEVRRIPGGVYIIAPAPAVRRILDLTGVSITVATVDSVDEALTAVDSGHVAPLPDEPPAKE, encoded by the coding sequence GTGTCCGTTGCCCAGAATCCCCTGTCGATCAAGGTCGAACTGCCCCGGGACGACGCCGTGCTGCTCACGATCGAGGGGGAACTGGACATCGACACGGCGACCGAGCTGCAACATCATCTGGCGAACCAACTACGCCACGGCCGACGGCATTTCCTGCTGGACGTGTCGGCCGTCCCCTTCATGGACTCGTCCGGCATGAACATCATCCTGCGGACCTACCAGGAGGTGCGGCGGATCCCGGGCGGCGTGTACATCATCGCTCCGGCGCCGGCCGTACGGCGGATCCTCGATCTCACCGGCGTCAGCATCACGGTGGCGACGGTGGACAGCGTCGACGAGGCGCTGACCGCCGTGGACTCCGGACACGTCGCCCCCTTGCCGGACGAGCCGCCGGCGAAGGAGTAG
- a CDS encoding anti-sigma regulatory factor: MQTVGGISACLPIHSDLDLVWVRQHVRQAAAQLGFGLVEQTKLVTAASELARNTLVHGGGGQMECEPVDRGGARGLRLTFSDEGPGIADLDQALIDGYTSGDGLGMGLGGARRLVHEFTIDSRPGSGTTVTVTSWMSGAPRPREER; this comes from the coding sequence ATGCAGACCGTCGGCGGCATCTCCGCCTGCCTGCCGATCCACTCGGATCTGGATCTGGTGTGGGTACGGCAGCATGTACGGCAGGCGGCCGCCCAGCTCGGCTTCGGTCTGGTCGAGCAGACCAAACTGGTCACGGCCGCCAGCGAGTTGGCCCGCAACACCCTGGTCCACGGCGGCGGGGGCCAGATGGAGTGCGAGCCGGTGGACAGGGGCGGCGCACGGGGTCTGCGGCTGACGTTCAGCGACGAGGGGCCGGGCATCGCGGATCTCGACCAGGCGCTCATCGACGGCTACACCTCCGGCGATGGCCTGGGCATGGGTCTGGGCGGCGCCCGGCGGCTGGTTCACGAGTTCACGATCGACAGCCGCCCCGGCTCGGGCACCACGGTGACCGTGACCTCCTGGATGTCGGGTGCGCCGCGCCCGCGCGAGGAGCGGTGA
- a CDS encoding STAS domain-containing protein — protein MPEQDTADRRMTPAQEVANFLRGRQEQIAQRWADAALFRTVFTHSRDEAVEAGRAVVDALAAVASAAGVEDAEAGGFHVVREQLARTAASRARAGSTITQISAEVDALRPPVTELLVAELSGVSAEHLRECTTTLTVLMGTLRLVVLETALSDVEEVIDRQRLQLMEVATPVIKLWEGIVAVPLIGTLDSARSQVVMETLLNSIVEQHARFAILDITGVPTVDSLVAQHLMKTVAAARLMGAECIVSGIRPAIAQTIVHLGIDLSSVLTRASLADALAYALREQGTDIVSHDVAGSGPR, from the coding sequence GTGCCGGAACAGGACACGGCAGACCGGCGGATGACACCGGCGCAGGAAGTGGCGAACTTCCTGCGCGGCCGGCAGGAGCAGATCGCGCAGCGCTGGGCCGACGCGGCGCTGTTCCGCACCGTCTTCACCCATTCCCGGGACGAGGCGGTGGAGGCGGGCCGGGCCGTCGTGGACGCGCTCGCCGCCGTGGCCTCCGCGGCCGGCGTCGAGGACGCGGAGGCCGGTGGCTTCCACGTCGTACGCGAGCAGTTGGCGCGGACGGCGGCGTCGCGGGCCCGGGCCGGTTCCACCATCACCCAGATCTCCGCCGAGGTGGACGCGCTGCGGCCGCCCGTCACCGAACTCCTCGTCGCCGAGCTCTCCGGTGTGTCCGCCGAACACCTCCGTGAGTGCACCACGACCCTGACGGTCCTCATGGGCACCCTGCGTCTGGTCGTGCTGGAGACGGCCCTGAGCGATGTGGAGGAGGTCATCGACCGGCAGCGCCTGCAGCTCATGGAGGTCGCCACGCCGGTGATCAAGCTGTGGGAGGGCATCGTCGCCGTCCCCCTGATCGGCACGCTGGACAGCGCGCGCAGCCAGGTCGTGATGGAGACGCTGCTGAACTCGATCGTCGAGCAGCACGCCAGGTTCGCCATCCTGGACATCACCGGGGTGCCTACCGTCGACTCCCTGGTGGCCCAGCACCTCATGAAGACCGTGGCGGCGGCGAGGCTGATGGGAGCCGAGTGCATCGTCTCCGGCATCCGGCCGGCCATCGCGCAGACCATCGTCCATCTGGGCATCGACCTGAGCTCGGTGCTCACCCGCGCGAGCCTCGCGGACGCACTCGCCTACGCGTTGCGGGAACAGGGCACGGACATCGTGTCCCACGATGTCGCCGGTTCGGGGCCCAGGTGA
- a CDS encoding ATP-binding SpoIIE family protein phosphatase, with protein MPRVWEVPVHDSTRVRDARVAAEAAAARAGLDESRAAGAALVATELATNLLKHAGGGLMLLDVMARPAPDRADGAASLVQIMAIDHGPGMPDVAGALRDGFSTTSSLGAGLGTCHRVADDFDLHSTVGRGTVALARIGTRPGRRRAPARSPAPAVRAGGVNIPFAGAEFSGDAWAWVRAGDLTTLMLADGLGHGLAAAHASSAAVEQLCRAPELPPAQLLRRLEGALRDTRGAAVAVAQLDTAAGRLLFSGIGNIGARLRTGANWQPMLSRPGIVGAHRAAHLPQHEVAWGDDCLLVLHSDGLPSRWSPGPAAHSPTLDPAVIAAVIVRDASSPARPVRDDTTVAVLSPSPPDHLP; from the coding sequence ATGCCGCGCGTCTGGGAGGTTCCGGTGCACGACTCGACCCGGGTGCGGGACGCCCGGGTGGCCGCCGAGGCCGCGGCCGCGCGGGCCGGGCTCGACGAGAGCCGCGCCGCCGGTGCCGCGCTGGTGGCCACCGAGCTGGCCACCAATCTGCTCAAGCACGCCGGCGGCGGGCTGATGCTGCTGGACGTCATGGCCCGCCCCGCGCCGGACCGGGCGGACGGCGCGGCCTCGCTGGTGCAGATCATGGCGATCGACCACGGGCCGGGGATGCCCGATGTCGCGGGCGCCCTGCGCGACGGCTTCTCGACCACGTCCTCGCTCGGCGCGGGCCTCGGCACCTGCCACCGCGTCGCCGACGACTTCGACCTGCACAGCACCGTCGGCCGGGGCACCGTCGCCCTCGCCCGGATCGGCACCCGGCCGGGGCGCCGACGCGCGCCGGCCCGCTCCCCCGCCCCGGCCGTGCGCGCCGGGGGCGTCAACATCCCCTTCGCCGGCGCGGAGTTCTCCGGCGACGCCTGGGCGTGGGTCCGGGCGGGCGACCTCACCACACTGATGCTGGCCGACGGGCTGGGCCACGGCCTGGCGGCGGCACACGCCTCCTCGGCGGCCGTGGAGCAGCTGTGCCGGGCGCCCGAGCTGCCTCCCGCCCAGCTGCTGCGGAGGCTGGAGGGCGCGCTGCGGGACACCCGGGGCGCGGCCGTGGCCGTGGCCCAACTCGACACCGCCGCCGGACGGTTGCTGTTCTCCGGCATCGGCAACATCGGAGCGCGGCTGCGCACCGGCGCGAACTGGCAGCCGATGCTGTCGCGGCCCGGCATAGTCGGCGCCCACCGGGCGGCGCACCTGCCGCAGCACGAGGTGGCCTGGGGGGACGACTGTCTTCTCGTGCTGCACAGCGACGGCCTGCCGAGCCGCTGGAGTCCGGGCCCCGCCGCCCACAGCCCCACCCTCGACCCCGCTGTGATCGCCGCCGTGATCGTGCGCGACGCGAGCAGCCCCGCCCGGCCGGTACGCGACGACACCACCGTCGCGGTGCTGAGCCCCTCCCCGCCGGACCATCTCCCATGA
- a CDS encoding SAM-dependent methyltransferase, which yields MADGHPTPDQEALSKIDTTVPHSARIWNYWMGGKDNYEVDRVAGDAYREIAPNIETMARASRVYLIRTVTFVARERGIRQFLDIGTGLPTYDNTHQVAQKAAPESRIVYVDNDPLVLRHAQALLTSTPEGVTDYVDADLHDPATILEAAGKILDFSKPVALMLMGILGHIQDYEEAKEIVRSLQAALPSGSYFVHYDSTDTDAELKRAQDGYDDTGAVPYVLRSPRQLHAYYEGLELLEPGIVSCPLWRPEPGTTPEPTDVYGGVAYKA from the coding sequence ATGGCAGACGGCCACCCCACTCCCGATCAGGAAGCCCTGTCCAAGATCGACACCACGGTGCCGCACTCGGCCCGCATCTGGAACTACTGGATGGGCGGCAAGGACAACTACGAGGTCGACCGCGTCGCGGGAGACGCCTACCGGGAGATCGCCCCCAACATCGAGACGATGGCCCGCGCCTCCCGCGTCTACCTCATCCGCACGGTCACCTTCGTGGCCCGGGAGCGCGGCATCCGCCAGTTCCTGGACATCGGCACCGGCCTTCCGACGTACGACAACACCCACCAGGTCGCCCAGAAGGCGGCCCCCGAGTCCCGCATCGTCTACGTCGACAACGACCCCCTGGTACTGCGGCACGCGCAGGCCCTGCTCACCAGCACCCCCGAGGGGGTCACCGACTACGTCGACGCGGACCTGCACGACCCGGCCACCATCCTCGAAGCCGCCGGCAAGATCCTCGACTTCAGCAAGCCGGTGGCCCTGATGCTGATGGGCATCCTCGGCCACATCCAGGACTACGAGGAGGCCAAGGAGATCGTCCGCAGCCTCCAGGCCGCCCTGCCGTCGGGCAGCTACTTCGTCCACTACGACAGCACGGACACCGACGCCGAACTCAAGCGCGCCCAGGACGGCTACGACGACACCGGCGCCGTCCCGTACGTCCTGCGCAGCCCCCGGCAGCTGCACGCGTACTACGAGGGCCTGGAACTCCTGGAGCCCGGCATCGTGTCCTGCCCGCTGTGGCGCCCGGAGCCGGGCACGACCCCGGAGCCGACGGACGTGTACGGGGGAGTGGCCTACAAGGCGTAG
- a CDS encoding STAS domain-containing protein: MSGDFPAPYGGPSPYGGTVPVLKLGDVLLVSLQGDLHDGTAEQLQQDISDTVARSGATGVVIDLSGVEIVDSFLGRVLGDIAAQTSLLAARTVVAGMRPAVAITLVELGLTLPGLRTALSTEEAMRLLGESDPTFPRRGHARQESP, encoded by the coding sequence GTGAGCGGCGACTTCCCCGCGCCGTACGGCGGGCCGTCGCCGTACGGCGGAACCGTACCCGTCCTCAAGCTCGGCGACGTCCTCCTGGTGTCGCTCCAGGGCGATCTGCACGACGGCACGGCGGAGCAGCTCCAGCAGGACATCAGCGACACGGTCGCGCGCAGCGGGGCGACGGGCGTGGTCATCGACCTCTCGGGTGTGGAGATCGTCGACTCGTTCCTGGGGCGGGTGCTCGGCGACATCGCCGCCCAGACGAGTCTCCTCGCCGCCAGGACGGTGGTGGCGGGGATGCGGCCGGCCGTGGCGATCACGCTGGTGGAGCTGGGGCTGACCCTGCCGGGACTGCGTACCGCGCTCAGCACCGAGGAGGCGATGCGTCTCCTCGGCGAATCGGACCCGACCTTTCCCCGCCGGGGGCACGCCCGCCAGGAGAGTCCGTGA
- a CDS encoding helix-turn-helix domain-containing protein: MVLGKRLRQLREQAGVSFDDAARAIEVTALTVRRMEKAEVGLRIPYVKELLRTYGVSGAEIEDFLSLAREANQPGWWHKFRDVLPEWFSAYVSLESEAAVIRLYEPQYVPGLLQTHDYAAALMRVGFPNASPEDVDRRVALRLRRQDLLVKPEAPAVWAILDETVLRRPVGGPQVMRAQIDRLAEATERPKVRIQIMRFAAGPHPGAYGPFHYFRFGFSELPDIVYTEGLAGAQYVDQPADVVTYLEVMDRMSVQAEPVARTRDILAALRKEL; encoded by the coding sequence ATGGTTCTCGGCAAACGGCTCCGGCAGCTGCGGGAGCAGGCCGGAGTCTCCTTCGACGACGCCGCCCGCGCCATCGAGGTCACCGCCCTGACGGTCCGCCGCATGGAAAAGGCCGAGGTCGGTCTCCGTATCCCCTACGTGAAGGAGCTGCTGCGCACCTACGGGGTCTCCGGCGCCGAGATCGAGGACTTCCTCTCCCTGGCGCGCGAGGCCAACCAGCCCGGCTGGTGGCACAAGTTCCGCGACGTGCTGCCGGAGTGGTTCAGCGCGTACGTGAGCCTGGAGAGCGAAGCCGCCGTCATCCGTCTCTACGAACCCCAGTACGTACCCGGCCTGTTGCAGACCCACGACTACGCCGCCGCGCTCATGCGTGTCGGCTTCCCGAACGCGAGCCCCGAGGACGTCGACCGCCGGGTCGCCCTGCGCCTCAGACGCCAGGACCTGCTGGTCAAACCCGAGGCACCGGCCGTCTGGGCCATCCTCGACGAGACCGTGCTGCGCCGGCCGGTGGGCGGTCCCCAGGTGATGCGGGCCCAGATCGACCGGCTCGCCGAGGCGACGGAGCGGCCCAAGGTCAGGATCCAGATCATGCGGTTCGCGGCCGGACCCCACCCGGGGGCCTACGGCCCCTTCCACTACTTCCGCTTCGGCTTCTCCGAACTCCCCGACATCGTCTACACCGAGGGCCTCGCGGGCGCCCAGTACGTCGACCAGCCCGCGGACGTCGTGACCTACCTGGAGGTCATGGACCGGATGTCCGTGCAGGCGGAACCGGTGGCCCGGACCAGGGACATCCTGGCGGCACTACGCAAGGAGTTGTGA
- a CDS encoding RidA family protein, protein MTERRAILSGSTFEEQIGYARAVVDGDWVHVSGTTGFDYTTMTISDDVVEQAEQCLRNIEAALAEAECALADVVRVRYLLPDRDDFEPCWPVLRRAFGEVRPAATMLMCGLADPRMKIEIEVYARRATT, encoded by the coding sequence ATGACAGAGCGACGTGCGATCCTCAGCGGCTCGACGTTCGAGGAGCAGATCGGCTATGCCCGGGCCGTGGTCGACGGTGACTGGGTGCACGTGTCGGGGACGACCGGGTTCGACTACACCACGATGACGATCTCCGACGACGTGGTGGAGCAGGCCGAGCAGTGCCTGCGGAATATCGAGGCCGCGCTGGCCGAGGCTGAGTGCGCTCTCGCCGACGTGGTGCGGGTGCGGTATCTGCTGCCCGACCGGGACGACTTCGAGCCCTGCTGGCCTGTTCTGCGCCGCGCGTTCGGGGAGGTGCGGCCGGCCGCCACCATGCTCATGTGCGGTCTCGCCGACCCCCGTATGAAGATCGAGATCGAGGTGTACGCACGGCGGGCCACCACGTGA
- a CDS encoding PP2C family protein-serine/threonine phosphatase, with protein sequence MTRTWHISSVTDAARARIATARLATAHGVSPTDRARLVSVLTAQLRQCLTKGGTWLLTARATTARPGGTRFLVELTSATQRPGEFRRPWRLTVSCSEEVRLPDSEHVAGDPATLAEALFGADEDAALLLEKLGEQEALVAFHREELHQTNQGVLALHAELDAAGRAQRELFAAEQKARKEAEKARGRLTFLADASAALTASLNPDAVVRLLPALLVPRYARTADVWLFDGEDDVRRGGPHPAAAVVAARRGRPQYAADHPGGLPGVDDQPPSALDPTRPLLCVPLMTRRAPLGVLTLSPPDDERWDADDAFMLIELARRAGVALENARRFEHNRDIAETLQRALLTELPTTPGLRLAARYLPATRGLNIGGDWYDAFRQPDGSLITVIGDVTGHGLHAAVMMSQLRTALRAYAVDGKSPGQLLTHLHLFLHHLQPDLYATAVIARFHPHEPTLTWAAAGHPPPVLRSPDGQVRILDAKPGAMLGIPIRQEIADHTVPLPPGSTLALYTDGLVERRAQGIDPGIERLATALGTLRPATLDEDLEASADLLLHPLLDDEHEDDVCLLLCHVHSEPGDLTARLP encoded by the coding sequence ATGACCCGTACCTGGCACATCAGTTCCGTCACCGACGCGGCTCGGGCCCGTATCGCCACCGCGCGGCTGGCCACCGCGCACGGGGTGTCCCCGACCGACCGGGCCCGGCTGGTGTCCGTGCTCACCGCGCAGCTGAGGCAGTGCCTCACCAAGGGAGGCACGTGGCTGCTGACCGCGCGGGCCACCACGGCGCGGCCCGGCGGCACCCGGTTCCTGGTCGAGTTGACGTCGGCGACGCAGCGGCCGGGCGAGTTCCGCCGGCCCTGGCGGCTGACGGTCTCCTGCTCGGAGGAGGTGCGGCTGCCGGACAGCGAGCATGTGGCCGGCGATCCGGCGACGCTCGCGGAAGCCCTGTTCGGGGCCGACGAGGACGCCGCGCTACTGCTGGAGAAGCTCGGCGAGCAGGAGGCGCTGGTGGCGTTCCACCGCGAGGAACTCCACCAGACCAACCAGGGTGTTCTCGCCCTGCACGCCGAGCTGGACGCGGCCGGGCGGGCGCAGCGCGAACTCTTCGCCGCCGAGCAGAAGGCCCGCAAGGAGGCGGAGAAGGCCCGCGGCAGACTCACCTTCCTCGCCGACGCCAGCGCCGCCCTGACGGCGTCCCTGAACCCCGACGCGGTCGTGCGGCTGCTCCCCGCGCTCCTGGTGCCCCGGTACGCCCGCACCGCCGACGTATGGCTGTTCGACGGGGAGGACGATGTGCGCCGGGGCGGCCCGCATCCGGCCGCCGCCGTTGTCGCGGCCCGCCGAGGGCGCCCCCAGTACGCCGCCGACCACCCCGGCGGTCTGCCCGGCGTCGACGACCAGCCGCCCTCGGCGCTCGACCCCACCCGGCCGCTGCTGTGCGTGCCGCTGATGACCCGCCGCGCCCCCCTGGGCGTGCTGACGCTGTCACCGCCCGACGACGAGCGCTGGGACGCCGACGACGCCTTCATGCTGATCGAGCTCGCCCGGCGGGCCGGTGTCGCCCTGGAGAACGCCCGGCGCTTCGAGCACAACCGCGACATCGCCGAGACCCTGCAACGCGCCCTGCTCACCGAGCTGCCCACCACCCCGGGCCTGCGGCTCGCCGCGCGCTATCTGCCGGCCACCCGGGGCCTGAACATCGGCGGTGACTGGTACGACGCCTTCCGCCAGCCCGACGGCAGCCTGATCACCGTCATCGGCGACGTCACCGGCCATGGTCTGCACGCCGCGGTGATGATGAGCCAGCTGCGGACCGCGCTGCGCGCCTACGCGGTCGACGGCAAGAGCCCCGGCCAGCTCCTCACCCATCTGCATCTGTTCCTGCACCATCTGCAGCCCGACCTGTACGCCACCGCCGTCATCGCCCGGTTCCATCCCCACGAGCCCACCCTCACCTGGGCCGCCGCGGGGCATCCGCCGCCGGTGCTGCGCTCGCCCGACGGGCAGGTGCGGATCCTGGACGCCAAGCCCGGCGCGATGCTCGGCATCCCCATCCGACAGGAGATCGCCGACCACACCGTCCCGCTGCCGCCCGGCTCCACCCTGGCCCTCTACACGGACGGGCTGGTGGAACGCCGCGCCCAGGGCATCGACCCGGGCATCGAACGGCTGGCCACGGCCCTCGGGACACTCCGGCCCGCCACGCTCGACGAGGACCTCGAAGCATCGGCCGACCTGCTCCTCCACCCCCTGCTGGACGACGAGCACGAGGACGACGTGTGCCTGCTGCTGTGCCATGTGCACAGCGAGCCGGGCGACCTCACGGCCCGGCTCCCCTGA
- a CDS encoding DUF397 domain-containing protein has translation MARTPNDPVHSGMPAPELGAEGWRKPWSGTNGGSCVEAKRLPDGSVAFRQSTDPDGPALVYSREEIVAFLEGAKAGQADFLIA, from the coding sequence ATGGCAAGGACACCCAACGACCCCGTTCACAGCGGTATGCCCGCACCCGAACTCGGCGCCGAGGGCTGGCGCAAGCCCTGGAGCGGCACCAACGGCGGTTCCTGCGTCGAGGCCAAGCGCCTGCCCGACGGCAGCGTGGCCTTCCGTCAGTCCACCGACCCGGACGGCCCCGCCCTCGTCTACTCGCGGGAGGAGATAGTGGCCTTCCTGGAGGGCGCCAAGGCCGGCCAGGCCGACTTCCTCATCGCCTGA